The Christiangramia flava JLT2011 genome has a segment encoding these proteins:
- a CDS encoding glycosyltransferase family 2 protein has protein sequence MRSSISVIILTFNEEKHLKRCIKSLKGIADEIIVVDSYSSDNTVQIAKDMGAKVYQNSWVNYATQFNWALKNCEISSEWVWRIDADEYIEPLGFSISNYLAKLSPEITGLYIKRKVVFLEKPLMYGGWYPVWHLKIWRHGSGKCEARWMDEHIILDSGKTERIDIVQVDENLNDLTWWTAKHNSYATREMIDLLDTKYEIFSKNELKPNFFGTTEQKKRWLKLRYLNLPLFLRPFVYFIYRYFFKLGFLDGKQGFVWHLLQGFWYRFLVDAKIFELNLKFKNDRKAIIDFIKTTYNI, from the coding sequence GTGAGGTCTTCTATTTCAGTTATAATATTAACCTTTAACGAAGAAAAGCATCTTAAGAGATGCATTAAATCTTTAAAAGGAATTGCTGATGAAATTATTGTGGTGGATTCTTACAGTAGTGATAATACAGTCCAGATCGCAAAAGATATGGGGGCTAAGGTGTATCAAAACTCCTGGGTTAATTATGCTACCCAATTTAACTGGGCTCTTAAGAACTGCGAAATAAGTTCTGAATGGGTATGGAGAATTGATGCAGATGAATACATTGAGCCTCTGGGATTCTCGATATCTAATTATTTAGCAAAACTGTCACCAGAAATCACTGGCTTATACATAAAACGTAAAGTAGTTTTTTTAGAAAAACCTTTAATGTATGGAGGCTGGTATCCTGTATGGCATTTGAAAATATGGAGACACGGTTCCGGAAAGTGCGAAGCCAGATGGATGGATGAGCACATTATATTGGATTCTGGAAAAACCGAACGGATTGATATTGTACAGGTAGATGAAAATTTGAACGATCTCACTTGGTGGACAGCGAAACATAATTCTTATGCTACCCGGGAAATGATCGATCTATTGGATACCAAATATGAAATCTTTTCTAAGAATGAACTAAAGCCCAATTTTTTCGGTACCACGGAACAGAAAAAAAGATGGTTGAAATTAAGGTATTTAAATTTACCTCTTTTCCTTCGCCCTTTTGTTTATTTTATCTATAGGTATTTCTTTAAATTAGGTTTTCTTGATGGAAAACAGGGCTTTGTATGGCACTTACTACAGGGATTCTGGTATCGTTTTTTAGTGGATGCCAAGATCTTTGAATTAAATCTTAAATTCAAAAATGACCGTAAAGCCATTATCGATTTTATCAAAACTACATATAATATCTAA
- a CDS encoding glycosyltransferase family 2 protein, with protein MKLSIITIVFNNKDSIAQCIESMRFQSYANVEHVLIDGGSTDGTLEIIENYKDDLGYFVSEMDNGLYDALNKGIQKCTGDVIGILHSDDLYYKKDTLEKIAETFNRTDADLVYAKGKYVDKEDISKIKRLYPSKDYKPKYLNFGWIPLHTTIYVKKEVFEKFGLYNLRYSIASDYDISLRWFKNDQIKKVFLDEWVVKMRLGGKSTTASLQKKKSSEDLKIIKKHGLRGKFTLACKIVRKIPQYLIPRLIAS; from the coding sequence GTGAAATTATCAATTATTACCATTGTCTTTAATAACAAGGATTCCATAGCCCAGTGTATCGAGTCGATGCGGTTTCAATCCTATGCAAATGTTGAGCATGTTTTGATCGATGGGGGTTCAACCGATGGCACTCTTGAAATTATTGAAAATTATAAAGATGATCTGGGTTATTTCGTTTCTGAAATGGATAATGGTCTTTATGATGCTCTCAATAAAGGAATTCAGAAGTGTACAGGTGATGTGATCGGGATCCTTCATTCGGATGATCTTTATTATAAAAAAGATACGCTTGAAAAAATAGCTGAAACTTTTAATAGAACTGATGCTGATCTTGTTTATGCCAAAGGGAAATATGTGGACAAGGAGGATATTTCTAAAATAAAGCGGTTATATCCCTCAAAGGACTATAAACCCAAGTATTTAAATTTCGGTTGGATTCCCCTTCACACTACTATTTATGTTAAAAAAGAGGTTTTTGAAAAATTTGGATTATATAATCTTAGATACTCCATAGCAAGCGATTATGATATTTCGCTCCGCTGGTTCAAAAATGATCAAATCAAAAAGGTTTTTCTTGATGAGTGGGTGGTGAAGATGAGACTGGGAGGGAAAAGTACCACTGCCAGTCTTCAAAAGAAAAAATCTTCCGAAGACCTTAAGATAATAAAGAAACATGGCTTAAGGGGTAAATTTACTCTGGCCTGCAAAATAGTAAGAAAGATCCCACAATATCTTATTCCAAGGCTTATTGCCTCCTAA
- a CDS encoding exopolysaccharide biosynthesis polyprenyl glycosylphosphotransferase — MKRSDLIIPISIVVHLAIIHFTLNYFLPSHLIGWKTISAYLGFWVLVCIFMDFYPTSRKERFFENFHRFIQVFLLFCLGYFTIFAFKNFHFQILNQAYILSWLFFFLLIYRILFFYIRNKWRILGGNSARVIVIGRDRNLKKIRQIFDEPELGYRYLGYFDENSSASQTYHGKVAHSYQYILENGVDEIYCLASRLSKQQLNDLITFADNNLKKIKIIPDNKEIFTRAMDVELFNKIPILNLRKSPLETPYAVYGKRIFDVIFSGVVILFILSWLTPILYILIKAESKGPLFFRQKRHGVNKKEFNCLKFRSMAVNSQAHEQMALKGDSRVTRIGAFIRRTSIDELPQFFNVLMGNMSVVGPRPHMQAHTFQYETSVDKYLVRHYAKPGITGLAQIKGYRGEIIEERDIINRTRLDIFYLEKWSPLLDIQIITRTVTNALGGEEKAY, encoded by the coding sequence ATGAAAAGATCTGATCTTATCATTCCGATCTCTATTGTAGTACATTTAGCGATCATTCATTTTACTTTAAATTACTTTTTGCCATCACATCTTATCGGTTGGAAAACCATTAGTGCTTATCTAGGTTTCTGGGTTTTGGTATGTATATTTATGGATTTTTATCCCACATCCCGGAAAGAGCGTTTCTTCGAAAACTTCCATCGGTTTATTCAGGTGTTTCTATTATTCTGTCTGGGTTATTTTACAATTTTCGCATTTAAAAATTTTCATTTTCAAATTTTAAATCAGGCTTACATATTAAGTTGGCTGTTCTTTTTCCTATTGATATATAGAATTCTGTTTTTCTATATCAGAAATAAATGGAGGATTCTTGGTGGGAATTCGGCGAGAGTAATTGTAATAGGCCGTGACCGAAACTTAAAAAAAATAAGGCAGATTTTTGATGAGCCCGAACTGGGATATCGTTATTTAGGCTATTTCGATGAGAATAGTTCTGCAAGTCAAACGTATCATGGAAAGGTTGCTCACTCCTATCAGTATATATTAGAAAATGGTGTTGATGAAATATATTGTTTGGCCTCAAGATTAAGTAAGCAACAATTAAATGATTTGATAACCTTTGCAGACAATAATTTAAAGAAGATTAAGATAATTCCAGATAATAAGGAAATCTTTACTAGGGCAATGGATGTGGAGCTTTTTAATAAAATACCGATTCTTAATTTGCGCAAGTCGCCTTTGGAAACCCCTTATGCGGTTTATGGTAAACGAATTTTTGACGTTATTTTTTCGGGAGTCGTGATTCTTTTTATCCTTTCTTGGTTAACTCCGATATTATATATTTTAATTAAAGCTGAATCAAAAGGACCTTTATTTTTTAGGCAAAAGCGTCATGGTGTAAATAAAAAGGAATTTAATTGTCTGAAGTTTCGATCCATGGCGGTAAATTCTCAGGCACATGAACAAATGGCTTTAAAAGGGGATTCTAGAGTTACTAGAATTGGGGCATTTATTCGAAGGACTAGTATAGATGAATTGCCGCAATTTTTTAATGTTTTAATGGGAAATATGAGCGTTGTAGGTCCAAGGCCGCATATGCAAGCTCATACTTTCCAATATGAAACTTCTGTAGACAAATACTTAGTTAGACACTATGCAAAACCTGGAATAACCGGCCTGGCACAGATTAAGGGTTATAGGGGAGAAATTATTGAGGAACGAGATATTATTAATCGAACAAGGTTAGATATATTTTATTTAGAAAAATGGTCTCCGTTGCTGGATATTCAGATTATAACTCGTACCGTTACTAATGCATTGGGAGGTGAAGAAAAAGCTTATTAG
- a CDS encoding polysaccharide biosynthesis/export family protein: protein MKIGVSIRNILSIILVCSFLTSCVSRKEVVYFQGLERADQQLSENISKGLKIKPNDLLTITVSAPEQAAAMPFNLPVVGMPQSGSTMDLGVTGRQQLQTYLVNNDGTIRFPVLGSIKAIDLNRKELADLLSDKISDYVQDPIVNVRIVNFQVSVLGEVNRPGTFEIRDEYLSLPKALGLAGDLTIYGKRKNVLVVREQNGQKTHAYLDLTDPYVLESPFYYLQQNDVVYVEPNGAQVQSASYNRNASVYISIASVLVSLAVLLTR from the coding sequence ATGAAAATTGGAGTTTCGATAAGAAATATTTTATCGATTATTTTAGTATGCAGTTTCCTTACCTCTTGTGTATCACGTAAGGAAGTAGTTTATTTCCAGGGTCTGGAAAGGGCAGATCAGCAACTATCTGAAAATATTAGTAAAGGTCTGAAAATCAAACCTAATGATTTATTGACTATAACGGTGTCTGCGCCGGAGCAGGCGGCGGCTATGCCATTCAATTTACCAGTTGTCGGGATGCCTCAATCAGGAAGCACGATGGATCTTGGCGTGACCGGAAGACAGCAATTACAAACGTACCTGGTGAATAATGACGGAACGATTCGATTTCCGGTTTTAGGAAGCATAAAAGCCATTGATTTGAACCGTAAGGAACTGGCAGATCTTTTATCTGATAAAATAAGTGATTATGTTCAGGACCCGATTGTGAATGTGAGAATCGTGAACTTCCAGGTGAGTGTTTTAGGAGAAGTCAATCGTCCTGGCACATTCGAAATACGTGATGAATATTTAAGTTTGCCTAAAGCTTTAGGACTTGCAGGTGACCTGACTATTTATGGTAAACGCAAGAATGTGTTGGTGGTTCGGGAACAAAACGGGCAAAAGACTCATGCTTATTTAGACCTGACCGATCCTTATGTTTTAGAGTCTCCCTTTTATTATTTGCAGCAAAACGATGTAGTGTATGTGGAGCCGAATGGGGCACAGGTGCAGTCTGCAAGTTATAATAGAAATGCCTCAGTTTATATTTCCATAGCGTCAGTGCTCGTTTCACTGGCAGTACTTTTAACTAGATAA